In Desulfobacteraceae bacterium, the sequence AGCTTCTGGATTTGGGCATTTTGGGAGAAGTGAAAATGAAAGAAACCTCGCCCGATACCCGTTCCAGCAGCACCGGCCGCATGAAAACGATCGTCCTGGTGGTTGTGATCGCGGCGGTTACCTCTGCGGCCACCGTCTGGCTGATGAGCCGCCACCTCTTCCCGAAATCCTTCCAGCCGGTGACCCTGTCGCAAAAAGAGGAGAAAGCCCTCGCCAACAAGCTCGAGCGACTGGCCCCCAGACGCCCGCCAGCAGAGGCACCCAGTAAAATCCCTCAAATCCCTGACAACGGCGGCGCCAAGCCCCCGCCACTGGAACCCGAGGCCTACAACGAAACGAGCGCCTCCCGGGAGGTGAGCTTCTCCCAGCGGGAGATCAACGCCCTCATCGCCCGGAACACGGACCTCGCCCCCCGACTCGCCATCGACCTCTCGGAGAACCTGGCCAGCGCCAGGCTCCTGGTCCCCCTGGACCCGGACATGCCCTTCCTGGGTGGAAAGACCCTGAGGGTTTCGGCCGGGCTGGCGCTGCGCTACGCCGGCGGCAAGCCGGTCGTCATGCTCAAGGGCGTGAGCCTCTGGGGGGTCCCGATTCCCAACGCCTGGCTGGGCGGAATCAAGAACATCGACCTGGTGGGGGAGTTCGGCGCCAAGCCCGGCTTCTGGCAGGCCTTTGCCGCGGGGGTGGACGACATCCGGGTGGCGGATGGACGCATCACCATCCGCCTGAAGGAATGACTGCCCCGCCAAACGACCGGCTTCGCGAAGTCTAAAGCTGATTTTTGATGGGCAGCGGCCTGATGAAGCCCGAGCTGCAGCGCTGCCATAACCCGGTTTGGCGCTCTTTCGTGACGACGACCGGTTCACGGACCCTCCGGGTGGTTCAAACCAGCCGGTCGCGGTCGTCCAGCACCAACTGGTAGCTGTTCTCCAGTGACACCCCGCCGGTTCGCAATTTGCCTTTTTTATTGTCCCGCATATCTTCAGCCTGCTGAATTTGAGCACACAAATTCAAGAGCACCACCTATGACTCCCACCGCAAGCCCAATGCACCCGCACTTGGTCCACAGCGCTTCACGCGACGCGCTGCAGAAAAATTTGAACGCCATGGCCGCCGCCA encodes:
- a CDS encoding arginine N-succinyltransferase; protein product: MKETSPDTRSSSTGRMKTIVLVVVIAAVTSAATVWLMSRHLFPKSFQPVTLSQKEEKALANKLERLAPRRPPAEAPSKIPQIPDNGGAKPPPLEPEAYNETSASREVSFSQREINALIARNTDLAPRLAIDLSENLASARLLVPLDPDMPFLGGKTLRVSAGLALRYAGGKPVVMLKGVSLWGVPIPNAWLGGIKNIDLVGEFGAKPGFWQAFAAGVDDIRVADGRITIRLKE